GCACGAGTACATCACCATCGCAAGAGTAGACCGCCACTTTCCGATTTTCATAAATCATACCAAACTGCTCATTGAGATATGCAACCGGCAATTCAACCCGATATTTTAAGGCCCAAACCTCGCTTTCGTAATCCTGCATCATCCAGATATCAATGATTTTCATTTCACCATTAAAGATTGACATGCCAAGCATGTCATACATCTCAAAGAGATTAGCGCGGCTAGGATCAGGAACAACCGGAGCACGCATCTCATGGAGCGACTCGGCTGTGGTGTCGAATACAATTATATGGCTGCTTTTGCTCTTATGTTTCTCTAGGCGCCAATGCAGGCTACCGCGGAGCAAGACATAACCCCCCAGAGAGTCACTTGCTCCCTTGGCCACCCTTTGATGTTCCTCGGCGGTTGGATTGAGCCCAATGCAAAGATGTAGAAGGCGTTGATTGCCGGATCATCATTTTCCTGAGTCAGCAGTATCCGGTACTCGCCTGTAGGATGGTGCCGGTACATCCCGAACGGAATGAAGGCAGAAAACATGGGGAGACGAGCATGCTCACGAGTGGCCGGGTTGCAGATGGAGTAGCAGGCGCCATACAAGGTGTCTTTTCGTTTGAGCTGACTAACTGAGTCGTCAGTGAAAAGGAGGAGGCCGTCGCAGGAGGCATCTAGATGGATCGTGTCGTCAAGCTGGACCGGGGCGACGTGTTGGACCTGGGCGTCGGGGGCCCGATTGTCGAAGGTGATGATGTTTTGGTAGTTTCGGTCACCGCAGTTCATGTGCTCCGAGATGAGTGGGAGGGCGGGCTGGCGGCCGTGGTGGGCGAGGAGGAAGCTGCGGACGGAGGTGGCGCGGCGCCATGCACGGCAGACGGCGCGGCAGCGGAGGAGGGCTTTGGGGGGCAGGCGGACGAGGATCTCCCATATCACGATCTCCTCCGGAAGGCGTTGGTGGAGACGCGTCGATCTTGCTGTTGCAGGATCCGCCATGGCCGCCGGCTGGATGGGAGCTCTCGATCCGTCGTCGCAGGGGCACAAGAAGAAACAGAGCAGAGATGTATTTAGGGTTTTGGGCTGCCAATCTAGAAAAACGCTTAAACGGGCTGGGCTTACCTAAGAAGCCCCAATTTGTCTCCGCTATAAAATAATGAAGCCACTCTCGATCCCGTGTTGGTTT
The Aegilops tauschii subsp. strangulata cultivar AL8/78 chromosome 3, Aet v6.0, whole genome shotgun sequence genome window above contains:
- the LOC109763949 gene encoding uncharacterized protein, producing the protein MADPATARSTRLHQRLPEEIVIWEILVRLPPKALLRCRAVCRAWRRATSVRSFLLAHHGRQPALPLISEHMNCGDRNYQNIITFDNRAPDAQVQHVAPVQLDDTIHLDASCDGLLLFTDDSVSQLKRKDTLYGACYSICNPATREHARLPMFSAFIPFGMYRHHPTGEYRILLTQENDDPAINAFYIFALGSIQPPRNIKGLHWRLEKHKSKSSHIIVFDTTAESLHEMRAPVVPDPSRANLFEMYDMLGMSIFNGEMKIIDIWMMQDYESEVWALKYRVELPVAYLNEQFGMIYENRKVAVYSCDGDVLVLVRFGEWLLHFDTDSRLVASFYHGGAISIIFI